One window from the genome of Schistocerca piceifrons isolate TAMUIC-IGC-003096 chromosome 1, iqSchPice1.1, whole genome shotgun sequence encodes:
- the LOC124799001 gene encoding calsequestrin-2-like encodes MSASVHKLLIHGANIIKELSLPVGLFSEDVLESSQKEYKGLRLFHARKTSRIHTNTDIVHWMLIASDPNIASKRRRRHIKKRKPFPKEVLLMLEEPVVKMLEDNGDEETMDDDDDDDDGDDGDNDDDGGTMDDYDERY; translated from the coding sequence ATGAGTGCATCTGTGCACAAGCTGCTAATACATGGTGCAAACATAATAAAGGAATTGTCTTTGCCTGTGGGGCTTTTTTCAGAAGATGTCTTGGAATCTAGTCAGAAAGAATATAAAGGTTTAAGACTTTTCCatgcaaggaaaacttcaagaatacaTACCAATACTGATATTGTCCACTGGATGCTGATAGCTTCAGATCCTAACATTGCGTCCAAGAGGAGGAGGCggcacattaaaaaaagaaaaccctTTCCTAAGGAGGTACTGTTAATGTTAGAAGAACCTGTTGTGAAAATGCTTGAAGATAATGGTGACGAAGAaacaatggatgatgatgatgatgatgatgatggtgatgatggtgacaACGATGACGACGGCGGAACAATGGATGATTATGATGAGAGATACTAA